In Populus nigra chromosome 10, ddPopNigr1.1, whole genome shotgun sequence, the following proteins share a genomic window:
- the LOC133704560 gene encoding uncharacterized protein LOC133704560, with protein sequence MQVLSNARGLTRILKPQILLNSVPSDHKLIIYSQCQSLHSYSSRSLPSSGNYCFATVRDVMYSRTSKGSFCTASGGESTATEAVKKIYDDIIDSVNVRRTMAPNAWLWSLIENCKTREDIKLLFDALQNLRRFRLSNLRIHDNFNCNLCREVTKACARLGTVDFGKKALWNHNMYGLTPSVASANHLLLYAKHHNDVKLMVEVMKLLERNHIPLQPSTADLVSSICYNSDNWELISKYSRKFLKAGVKLRRHAFDLWMDFAAKRGDTESLWKTEKVRSESMKQHTLVSAFSCAKGLILEGKPLDAAAVIQVLDQTLPDTKKSGVVVELQKLVNEWPMAVVKHQKEENRKAIAAVLKSGIPAMVNGLPNMGVEAKVNLEDLAIKEEIPC encoded by the exons ATGCAAGTCCTATCAAACGCGCGTGGACTCACCAGGATTTTGAAGCCTCAAATTCTCCTCAACTCAGTACCCTCAGATCACAAATTAATCATCTATTCTCAATGTCAAAGCCTCCACTCTTACTCCTCGCGCTCCCTCCCCTCCTCAG gaaatTATTGTTTCGCAACGGTGCGAGATGTAATGTACTCTAGGACATCAAAGGGTTCGTTTTGTACTGCGAGTGGTGGAGAGAGCACTGCAACag AGGCTGTGAAGAAGatttatgatgatattattgACTCAGTGAATGTTAGACGCACAATGGCGCCGAATGCATGGTTGTGGTCATTGATTGAGAATTGCAAGACCCGTGAGGATATTAAGCTTCTTTTTGATGCTTTGCAAAATCTCCGAAGATTT AGATTGTCAAATCTTCGAATTCATGACAATTTTAATTGCAATCTTTGCCGCGAAGTTACTAAAGCATGTGCTCGTTTGGGTACTGTTGACTTCG GAAAGAAGGCCTTGTGGAATCATAATATGTATGGACTGACTCCAAGTGTTGCATCTGCCAACCATTTGCTG TTGTATGCTAAGCATCATAATGATGTCAAACTCATGGTTGAAGTAATGAAACTTCTGGAAAGGAATCACATCCCATTACAGCCCAGTACCGCAGATCTTGTTTCCAG CATCTGTTACAATTCTGATAATTGGGAGTTGATTTCTAAGTATTCAAGAAAGTTTCTCAAGGCTGGGGTAAAACTGCGCAGACATGCATTTGACCTATGGATGGATTTTGCTGCCAAAAGAG GAGATACCGAATCATTATGGAAAACTGAGAAGGTTAGATCTGAGTCGATGAAGCAGCACACTCTTGTGAGTGCGTTTTCATGTGCTAAG GGTTTAATACTAGAAGGCAAGCCTCTGGATGCTGCTGCTGTTATTCAAGTCCTTGATCAG ACATTACCTGACACCAAGAAGTCAGGTGTGGTGGTTGAACTTCAGAAGTTAGTAAATGAATGGCCTATGGCTGTTGTCAAACACCAGAAAGAGGAAAATAGGAAG GCGATAGCTGCTGTATTAAAATCTGGCATTCCTGCAATGGTTAATGGTCTACCAAACATGGGTGTGGAGGCGAAAGTAAATTTGGAAGACCTAGCAATTAAGGAAGAAATCCCATGCTAA
- the LOC133704200 gene encoding cytochrome P450 81E8-like: MPNTHLYSLFGFFLLVLAVKFLLPTGKKRKNLPPSPPAIPIIGHLHLLKQPIHRTLENLSRKYGPIVFLRFGSRSVILVSSPSLAEECFTKNDINFANRPPFLNGKHLHYNFTTVASANYGDHWRNLRRICAIEIFSSSRLNSSSGIRRDEIKLLARRLQQVSNTGFAKVDLRSMFTDLTFNIVMRMIAGKRYYGEDVNLIEEAKKFKETMQEYADLGGLTNLADVFPIFQSVDYNGFVKKCVGLSKRMDLILQGLVDEHRRDRDRNTMINHLLTLQDSQPEYYTEDIIKGLILIMLLAGTRTLSTSLEWAVCNLLNHPDVEKKAREELDTQIGQDHMVDEADISKLPYLQSVILESLRLYPVVPLLAPHMSSADCTIGGYDVAAGTILFANAWAIHRDPTLWNDPTSFKPERFENWKSEAYTHMPFGMGRRACPGEGLAQRIMAMTLGSLIQCFEWEKVDGKDIDMTDKMHTLMCRVEPAEAMCRVRPGMVDLLS, from the exons ATGCCTAACACTCATCTATACTCACTCTTTGGTTTTTTCCTTCTTGTCCTTGCCGTTAAGTTCTTGCTACCAACAGGAAAAAAGCGCAAAAATCTCCCACCAAGCCCGCCAGCTATTCCAATCATCGGTCATCTTCATCTTCTCAAACAACCCATCCATCGAACTCTTGAGAATCTCTCAAGAAAATATGGCCCAATCGTCTTTCTTCGATTTGGTTCCCGCTCCGTGATTCTTGTATCCTCCCCATCTCTGGCAGAAGAATGCTTCACCAAGAACGACATCAACTTCGCTAACCGCCCTCCCTTTCTAAATGGCAAGCACTTACATTACAACTTCACCACGGTTGCTTCAGCCAACTATGGTGATCACTGGCGCAACCTTCGCCGCATATGCGCAATTGAGATCTTCTCGTCGTCCCGCCTCAACTCCTCTTCGGGCATCCGAAGAGACGAAATCAAGCTCTTAGCACGCAGACTTCAGCAGGTTTCCAACACCGGTTTTGCTAAGGTAGATTTAAGGTCCATGTTTACAGACCTGACGTTTAATATCGTAATGAGAATGATTGCAGGGAAGCGGTATTACGGTGAAGATGTGAATTTAATTGAGGAGGCAAAAAAGTTTAAGGAGACCATGCAAGAGTATGCTGACCTTGGTGGGTTGACAAATCTAGCAGATGTGTTCCCAATCTTCCAGAGTGTTGATTATAATGGATTTGTGAAGAAGTGCGTGGGGCTCAGTAAGAGGATGGATTTGATCTTGCAAGGACTGGTTGATGAGCATCGACGTGACAGGGATAGAAATACCATGATAAACCACTTGCTTACTCTGCAGGATTCTCAACCGGAATACTATACAGAGGACATAATTAAAGGGCTTATTCTG ATAATGTTGCTCGCGGGGACAAGGACCCTCAGTACATCTTTAGAATGGGCAGTTTGCAATCTGCTGAACCATCCTGACGTGGAAAAGAAAGCAAGAGAAGAATTGGATACTCAGATTGGTCAAGACCACATGGTAGATGAAGCGGATATCTCGAAACTACCCTACCTTCAAAGTGTCATCCTTGAGAGCTTACGATTATATCCAGTTGTTCCACTCCTAGCACCACATATGTCATCTGCAGACTGTACCATTGGAGGATACGATGTTGCAGCTGGTACAATTCTGTTTGCAAATGCGTGGGCTATTCATAGAGATCCTACTCTGTGGAATGACCCAACAAGTTTTAAGCCTGAGAGATTTGAAAACTGGAAATCCGAAGCATACACGCATATGCCTTTCGGGATGGGAAGGAGAGCTTGTCCCGGGGAGGGGCTGGCACAGAGAATAATGGCCATGACACTGGGCTCGTTGATTCAATGCTTCGAGTGGGAGAAGGTTGATGGAAAGGACATCGACATGACTGACAAGATGCACACACTCATGTGCAGAGTAGAGCCAGCTGAGGCCATGTGTAGAGTGCGCCCAGGCATGGTTGATCTTCTCTCCTAG